A window of the Desulfobacula toluolica Tol2 genome harbors these coding sequences:
- a CDS encoding DNA integrity scanning protein DisA nucleotide-binding domain protein, whose translation MNQAFYHKLCITNILKGVEEGLSKYSNPSKVALIFAAHENDPVWIFDPQNVLRGHEPKLKEIYFDNGDEWRRQIKKKISNQPQGYIIPENDLELSGLISYGGSSNDFFYQMWLTDHHPDMCSIHPTERWLEQAVCLLAHDYNSRTTAINSSDYVLKNYSLQAVADYIVDERDKHLGFDSKILIPPILNDILNISKTREEGSWARGTLFFTDPQSINEVSYITKIQKHERPVISNVKHIRKLLVAVENSDRKLVSDGCTIIGITDSDIPDYAITADFMGDYGFLKLGNEKIASFFDGSFHSTTREAKMVELEELLLDSNFITENSTLLFQLISHLVHSAGKGRHGCTLVIDLNETPVHLSGHVLEPSISLLEPKNMKLACSFLKIDGAVHITSDLCIHGFGCLLDGKTINWENMARGARYNSALRFSAAHSRIIVVVVSADRPVSIIYNGIEINAFSHWRPVYQYTPEPVSLEKYLTGVIL comes from the coding sequence ATGAATCAGGCATTTTATCATAAATTGTGTATTACAAATATTCTCAAAGGGGTTGAAGAAGGTCTTTCCAAATATTCAAATCCAAGCAAGGTGGCTTTGATTTTTGCCGCTCATGAAAATGATCCGGTTTGGATTTTTGACCCTCAGAATGTTTTAAGGGGCCATGAACCAAAGCTCAAAGAGATCTATTTCGACAATGGTGATGAATGGCGGCGGCAAATCAAGAAAAAAATTTCAAATCAGCCACAGGGATATATAATACCTGAAAATGATCTGGAATTGTCCGGGTTGATTTCTTATGGCGGAAGCTCCAATGATTTTTTTTATCAGATGTGGCTGACTGATCATCATCCTGACATGTGTTCCATTCATCCCACGGAACGATGGCTGGAACAGGCGGTTTGCCTGTTGGCCCATGATTATAATTCAAGAACGACTGCCATAAATTCATCTGATTATGTGCTGAAAAATTATTCGTTGCAGGCTGTTGCAGATTATATTGTTGATGAAAGAGATAAACATCTTGGATTTGACAGTAAAATTTTGATTCCCCCTATTTTAAATGATATTTTAAATATTTCCAAAACCAGGGAAGAAGGCTCATGGGCAAGGGGAACACTTTTTTTTACTGATCCGCAAAGTATTAATGAGGTATCTTATATTACCAAGATACAAAAGCATGAACGCCCTGTGATCAGCAATGTGAAACATATCAGGAAACTTCTGGTTGCTGTTGAAAATTCAGACAGAAAGCTGGTCTCAGACGGCTGCACCATTATCGGCATTACTGACAGTGATATTCCAGATTATGCCATAACCGCTGATTTTATGGGGGATTACGGATTTTTAAAACTGGGCAATGAAAAAATAGCATCTTTTTTTGACGGCAGTTTTCATTCAACCACCAGGGAGGCAAAGATGGTTGAGTTGGAGGAACTTTTGCTGGATTCAAATTTTATTACGGAAAATAGCACGCTTTTGTTCCAATTGATCTCACATCTTGTCCATAGCGCCGGGAAAGGTCGGCATGGCTGCACACTGGTGATTGATCTGAATGAAACGCCCGTGCATTTGTCCGGCCATGTGCTGGAACCGTCCATAAGTCTCCTGGAACCTAAAAATATGAAACTTGCCTGTTCTTTTTTAAAGATTGATGGTGCAGTTCATATTACATCAGATCTGTGTATCCATGGGTTCGGGTGTTTGCTGGATGGAAAAACCATCAACTGGGAAAACATGGCAAGAGGTGCGCGATATAACTCGGCCTTGAGATTCTCTGCTGCTCACAGCCGTATCATTGTTGTGGTTGTTTCGGCGGACAGGCCGGTATCCATTATTTATAATGGGATTGAAATAAATGCTTTCAGCCATTGGCGGCCGGTGTATCAATATACACCTGAACCTGTGAGTCTGGAAAAATATTTAACTGGAGTAATATTATGA
- a CDS encoding TIGR04211 family SH3 domain-containing protein, with amino-acid sequence MKNFLFSLITLVLAVSAFAQTSLAQTGYVSDMLLLTFRQGPGNSYAVIKTIQSNTPVSIIEEKNGFYKVTLQSNETGWVDKRFIVFKQPKSIVLEQLKQENSSLQNKISQLKSSPQALEETIKQLEASLKTALDEKTKISHSFAENQKKYNTLIKQSGNIQKLINENKSLQKKNVTLTRDLETLKKNHKDRFKTSMIKWFLAGVGVLLLGWIIGKNISSQKRRSGSSLLG; translated from the coding sequence ATGAAAAATTTTCTTTTTTCTTTGATTACATTGGTCCTGGCGGTATCGGCATTCGCGCAAACCTCTCTTGCTCAAACCGGATATGTCTCTGATATGCTGCTGTTAACTTTCAGGCAAGGCCCCGGCAATTCATACGCCGTGATAAAAACAATACAAAGCAATACCCCCGTATCTATTATAGAAGAGAAAAACGGTTTCTACAAAGTAACACTTCAATCCAATGAAACAGGGTGGGTGGATAAAAGATTCATTGTTTTCAAACAACCCAAAAGCATTGTTCTTGAACAGTTAAAACAGGAAAACAGCAGCCTTCAAAATAAAATCTCACAATTAAAGTCCTCTCCCCAGGCACTTGAAGAAACCATCAAACAACTTGAGGCATCATTAAAAACTGCCTTGGATGAAAAAACAAAGATAAGCCATTCATTTGCCGAAAACCAGAAAAAATACAATACCCTGATCAAACAATCTGGAAATATTCAGAAACTGATTAACGAAAACAAAAGCCTTCAAAAAAAGAATGTCACCCTCACAAGGGATCTTGAGACACTGAAGAAAAACCATAAAGACCGTTTTAAAACCAGCATGATCAAATGGTTTCTTGCAGGTGTAGGAGTTCTGCTGCTGGGATGGATTATCGGGAAAAACATTTCTTCACAAAAACGACGATCCGGTTCTTCCCTGCTGGGTTAA
- the acnA gene encoding aconitate hydratase AcnA, protein MTDPSLKQTLILDQETFIVHNLNLLEQMGLATIKTLPFAARVLIENLARNMDANIIQWSDVVNAAKFYESPAQTSELIAFYPARVLMQDFTGVPAVVDFAAMRDAVDAAGADPKKINPLVPVDLVIDHSIQVDHFKEKNSFFLNAQKEYERNKERYQLLKWAQKSFDNFRVVPPESGICHQVNLEYLAPVVSTKQTKDGVLAFPDTLVGTDSHTTMINALGVLGWGVGGIEAEAVMLGQPYYMNLPQIIGVNFIGKPQTRITSTDIALYVTNRLREENVVEKIVEYTGEGLKYLTLTDRATISNMAPEYGATAGFFPVDEHTLNYLKKTNRRKTASLVEGYCKACGFFNNHDNEITFSKKIDVDLSLIETSIAGPSRPQDRISLAGVKEKTTKIFDLGNRQHIQINPENKPHALTNGSIVIAAITSCTNTSNPYTMIGAGLAAKKAVEKGLSIPWHVKTSLSPGSRVVLDYLKSSGLMEYFQDLGFNNTGFGCMTCIGNSGPLDPFIEESIKTNNLDVMSVLSGNRNFEARIHQEVKGNFLMSPILVVIYAIAGKIDIDFESEPLGVSQDGNPVFMKDIWPKADEINHFVETYVHEKFFKDQYSQIFKGDKLWQELKVDESTTFKFDETSSYIRNPPFFKNFSLNLPDLEDIKNARALLVLGDSVTTDHISPAGAIPVDYPAGKYLIDNNIKPWDFNSYGSRRGNHEVMMRGTFANIRIKNKLVSDAGGLTLKFPENEQCYVFDASRKYRDEQTDLLVFGGKEYGTGSSRDWAAKGTTLLGVKAVIAESFERIHRSNLVGMGVLPLIFKEGQSFETLGLSGDEVFEIRNANQIKPNDLLTVNATKNGKNKTFQVVVKLNTDIEIDYIKNGGILHYVLRQMIKA, encoded by the coding sequence ATGACCGATCCGAGTTTAAAACAAACCCTTATTCTGGACCAGGAGACGTTTATCGTCCATAATCTCAATTTACTTGAACAAATGGGATTGGCAACGATCAAGACCCTTCCGTTTGCTGCAAGAGTCCTGATAGAAAACCTGGCCCGAAATATGGACGCCAACATCATTCAATGGTCAGACGTGGTCAATGCTGCAAAATTCTATGAATCTCCTGCGCAAACGTCTGAACTGATTGCATTTTATCCGGCAAGGGTATTGATGCAGGATTTTACCGGAGTTCCGGCAGTGGTGGATTTTGCCGCCATGAGGGACGCTGTGGATGCAGCCGGAGCCGATCCAAAAAAAATCAATCCCCTGGTTCCTGTGGACCTGGTCATTGACCACTCCATCCAGGTGGATCATTTTAAAGAAAAAAATTCATTCTTCTTGAACGCTCAAAAAGAATATGAACGAAATAAAGAACGATACCAGCTTTTAAAATGGGCACAGAAAAGCTTTGACAATTTCAGGGTTGTGCCGCCTGAATCCGGGATCTGCCACCAGGTAAACCTTGAATACCTTGCCCCGGTCGTTTCAACCAAGCAGACCAAAGACGGTGTCCTGGCTTTTCCTGACACTCTTGTGGGAACAGATTCGCACACCACCATGATCAATGCATTAGGAGTTCTTGGCTGGGGTGTGGGAGGCATTGAAGCCGAAGCCGTGATGCTTGGCCAGCCCTATTATATGAACCTTCCCCAGATTATCGGCGTCAATTTCATCGGCAAACCCCAAACCCGGATCACATCAACAGATATTGCCCTGTATGTCACTAACCGGCTTCGGGAAGAAAATGTAGTGGAAAAAATTGTTGAATATACAGGAGAAGGATTAAAATACCTGACCCTTACCGACCGTGCAACCATTTCCAACATGGCACCGGAATATGGCGCTACAGCAGGTTTTTTCCCGGTTGACGAACACACATTGAATTATCTGAAAAAAACAAACCGCAGGAAAACCGCCTCCCTTGTGGAAGGTTATTGCAAGGCCTGCGGATTTTTCAACAATCATGACAATGAGATTACATTTTCCAAAAAAATTGACGTTGATCTTTCCTTGATTGAAACATCCATTGCAGGCCCGTCAAGGCCCCAGGATAGGATCTCCCTTGCCGGAGTCAAAGAAAAAACCACCAAAATATTTGACCTTGGAAACAGGCAACACATTCAGATCAACCCGGAAAACAAGCCTCATGCCCTGACCAACGGCAGCATCGTGATCGCGGCCATCACCTCCTGCACCAACACATCCAACCCCTATACCATGATAGGCGCAGGGCTTGCCGCCAAAAAGGCCGTGGAAAAAGGCCTGTCAATTCCCTGGCATGTTAAAACCTCCCTGTCCCCCGGTTCCAGGGTGGTGCTGGATTATCTGAAAAGCTCCGGGCTGATGGAGTATTTCCAGGATCTTGGCTTTAACAACACCGGTTTCGGGTGTATGACCTGTATTGGAAACAGCGGCCCTCTTGATCCTTTTATCGAAGAATCCATTAAAACAAACAACCTGGATGTCATGTCCGTTCTTTCCGGCAACCGGAATTTTGAAGCCAGGATTCACCAGGAGGTAAAGGGCAATTTTTTAATGTCCCCCATACTTGTGGTCATATATGCCATTGCCGGAAAAATAGATATTGATTTTGAATCAGAACCCCTTGGGGTTTCACAGGACGGGAATCCTGTATTCATGAAAGATATCTGGCCCAAAGCCGATGAAATAAACCATTTTGTCGAAACCTATGTTCATGAAAAATTCTTCAAAGACCAGTATTCTCAAATCTTTAAAGGAGACAAACTCTGGCAGGAACTCAAGGTGGATGAAAGCACCACTTTCAAATTTGATGAAACGTCCAGTTATATCCGCAACCCGCCCTTTTTTAAAAATTTTTCCCTGAACCTGCCGGATCTTGAGGATATCAAAAATGCCAGAGCCCTTCTTGTGTTAGGCGATTCTGTGACCACGGATCATATTTCGCCTGCAGGTGCCATTCCCGTGGATTACCCGGCAGGGAAATATCTGATTGACAACAATATAAAACCCTGGGATTTTAATTCCTACGGTTCCCGCCGGGGCAATCATGAAGTCATGATGCGGGGAACTTTTGCCAATATCAGGATAAAAAACAAACTGGTCTCGGATGCGGGCGGTCTTACCCTTAAATTCCCTGAAAATGAACAATGCTATGTATTTGACGCCTCCCGAAAATACCGGGATGAACAAACAGATCTGCTTGTTTTCGGCGGAAAAGAGTACGGAACAGGATCTTCACGGGACTGGGCAGCCAAAGGCACCACTCTTTTAGGCGTAAAAGCGGTCATTGCCGAATCCTTTGAACGAATCCACAGGTCCAACCTTGTGGGCATGGGCGTTCTACCCCTGATTTTCAAAGAGGGACAGTCCTTTGAAACACTGGGACTTAGCGGGGATGAAGTCTTTGAAATACGCAATGCAAACCAGATCAAACCCAATGATCTTTTAACTGTGAATGCCACAAAAAACGGCAAAAACAAAACATTCCAGGTTGTTGTCAAACTCAACACGGATATTGAGATCGACTATATTAAAAACGGAGGCATCCTTCACTATGTATTGCGCCAAATGATCAAAGCATAG
- a CDS encoding NAD-dependent malic enzyme: MEINHYEFKYGEFGDTTGVQINLRGFDVLRFNNISKGTAFTIEERSRLKLSGFLPPRVKTLEDQIRSSLKIVDEKKSDIEKFIYIRSLYDRNVVLAHAVIADNVTKFLPIIYTPTVGLACQQYSSIYRGANGVHFYPGNIDYAEYVLRNYTDQDIRIAVVTDNQGILGIGDQGAGGIPICLGKLMLYTQGAGIAPWHGLPVSLDVGTDNEDLLNDPNYLGWRHKRLKGEEYDAFIKKFVTAFKKNFPHALCQWEDFSKQTAFTVRDTYLNHLISFNDDIQGTGSIALAGIIAAMKVKKEKMTDQVYLVNGAGAGGIGIAEQIQVELIAQGMDEADAIARIFTMDSRGVVTADRDLEPYKKKFAKDSKTLAWLTSSEDNTLLNAVKHEKVTVLIGTSGQPGLFTQQIVQAVGKNTDRPVILPLSNPTSKAEALPKDVYEWTNGKALMATGSPFDPVDHDGKEYRIGQMNNSFVFPGVGLGVVASGATEVLPVFFSAAAHAIAEFVSEQDINDGILCPPLDQLKEVSLEVAKRVGAEAIKAGVTKKDCFFSKFKHKNDPERLNTLVDKMRWNPQYFDQI, encoded by the coding sequence ATGGAAATTAATCATTACGAGTTTAAATATGGCGAATTTGGAGACACCACGGGAGTTCAAATCAACTTACGCGGTTTTGATGTTCTTCGCTTCAATAATATTAGCAAAGGCACAGCCTTTACCATAGAGGAAAGGTCCAGGCTTAAACTCAGCGGTTTTCTGCCTCCAAGGGTAAAAACACTTGAAGATCAGATCAGATCAAGCCTTAAAATTGTTGATGAAAAGAAAAGTGACATTGAAAAATTCATTTATATCAGAAGTCTTTATGACAGAAATGTTGTACTGGCCCATGCCGTAATTGCAGACAATGTTACCAAATTTTTACCCATTATCTACACCCCCACAGTGGGGCTTGCCTGTCAGCAGTACTCTTCAATATACCGGGGAGCAAATGGTGTGCATTTTTATCCGGGAAATATTGATTATGCGGAATATGTTTTGCGCAACTATACGGACCAGGATATCAGGATTGCAGTGGTAACGGACAACCAGGGAATTTTAGGTATTGGAGACCAGGGGGCCGGGGGTATCCCCATCTGCCTTGGGAAACTGATGCTCTACACTCAGGGTGCCGGCATCGCTCCCTGGCACGGCCTTCCCGTATCCCTTGACGTTGGAACCGACAATGAAGACCTGTTAAATGATCCCAACTACCTGGGCTGGCGTCACAAACGCCTCAAGGGAGAAGAATATGATGCGTTTATCAAAAAATTTGTAACTGCGTTTAAAAAGAACTTTCCCCATGCACTGTGCCAGTGGGAGGACTTTTCAAAACAGACGGCGTTTACGGTCCGGGATACATATCTGAACCACCTGATCTCCTTTAATGATGACATTCAGGGAACCGGTTCCATTGCTCTTGCCGGAATTATTGCAGCCATGAAAGTAAAAAAAGAAAAAATGACGGATCAGGTGTATCTGGTAAATGGTGCCGGTGCAGGCGGCATTGGTATTGCCGAACAGATCCAGGTGGAGCTTATTGCCCAGGGCATGGATGAAGCAGATGCCATTGCCCGGATTTTCACAATGGATTCAAGAGGGGTGGTCACCGCTGACAGGGATCTTGAGCCTTACAAGAAAAAATTTGCAAAAGATTCAAAAACACTTGCCTGGCTGACATCATCTGAAGACAATACACTTTTGAATGCAGTCAAGCATGAAAAAGTAACCGTATTGATCGGAACATCAGGACAACCCGGCCTGTTTACACAACAAATTGTTCAAGCAGTCGGTAAGAATACGGACAGACCCGTTATTCTGCCATTGAGCAATCCCACGAGCAAGGCCGAGGCCCTGCCCAAAGATGTCTACGAATGGACCAACGGTAAAGCGCTTATGGCAACGGGTTCTCCTTTTGATCCTGTTGATCACGACGGCAAAGAGTATAGAATCGGACAAATGAACAATTCATTTGTTTTCCCGGGTGTAGGGCTGGGGGTTGTGGCATCCGGTGCCACCGAAGTATTGCCGGTCTTTTTTTCAGCGGCAGCCCATGCGATTGCCGAGTTTGTCAGCGAACAAGACATTAACGACGGTATTTTGTGTCCTCCACTGGATCAGTTAAAAGAGGTCTCTTTGGAAGTTGCAAAACGAGTCGGCGCAGAAGCCATCAAGGCAGGCGTTACCAAAAAAGATTGTTTTTTCTCAAAATTCAAACACAAAAATGATCCGGAACGGCTGAACACCCTTGTGGATAAAATGCGCTGGAATCCCCAGTATTTTGACCAGATTTAA
- a CDS encoding flagellin → MSLTINNNTLSQSAGNTFRSASNAFDQSLEKISSGKSINRASDDASGLVMANNLNSAANSIGQLSRNASDNISMIQIKEAALGQATQIIQGIGEKVVQAASDAQTPESRMAIQEDVTKSLESLNDLYQGTTFNGKSLFSDAPGLAELSDLDLSSLEGAESAQEAVDSALDSVSSYRSALGSSQNQVESEISNLKTQEISARSSESQIRDVDIAEEVMNMKQLDLLKKTSSFAQNQAANVNAQRVATLLG, encoded by the coding sequence ATGTCTCTGACCATCAATAATAATACCTTAAGTCAGTCTGCCGGAAATACCTTTCGATCGGCTTCCAATGCTTTTGACCAATCCCTGGAAAAGATTTCATCCGGCAAAAGTATTAACCGGGCTTCAGATGACGCTTCCGGTCTGGTAATGGCTAATAACCTCAACAGTGCCGCAAATAGTATAGGGCAACTGAGCCGCAATGCTTCGGATAATATATCCATGATTCAGATCAAAGAGGCTGCTCTTGGTCAGGCTACACAAATTATTCAGGGAATCGGTGAAAAAGTGGTACAGGCAGCGTCCGATGCCCAGACTCCTGAAAGCAGAATGGCCATCCAGGAGGATGTGACAAAATCGCTTGAGTCATTAAATGATCTTTATCAGGGTACCACTTTTAACGGTAAATCGCTTTTTTCAGATGCTCCGGGATTGGCCGAACTTTCAGATCTTGATCTCTCTTCTCTTGAGGGAGCGGAATCGGCTCAGGAGGCTGTTGACTCGGCCCTTGATTCTGTCAGCTCTTATCGGTCGGCTTTGGGTTCAAGTCAGAATCAGGTTGAGAGTGAAATTTCCAATCTGAAAACCCAGGAAATTTCTGCAAGAAGTTCGGAGTCCCAGATCAGGGATGTGGATATTGCAGAAGAGGTGATGAACATGAAGCAGTTGGATCTGCTCAAAAAGACCTCATCCTTTGCACAAAATCAGGCAGCAAATGTAAATGCCCAACGGGTTGCAACCCTTCTGGGTTAG
- the pbpC gene encoding penicillin-binding protein 1C gives MKSRHVKYCVVSVCLASAVVIVCLSGLDRIYPLNLKTKTCSTLITAKDGTPLRAFADKNGVWRYPTDLTDVSPLYLQALLTYEDRWFYSHPGVNPFAFIRACFQNIAAGKIVSGGSTLTMQVARLLHPNQRTLAGKILQMLRAFQLEIHLTKDQIMTLYLNLAPFGSNIEGVQTACFSWLGKQAMELSCAEAALLAVLPQAPSFYRPDRHPERARKARDKVLDRMAFFKVWTNEQVRAAKKEPVAALRFVPPMTAPLASRRLYFGTDNPSSKKTTTLDYDLQIQTEDIVRDYVAGLSDEQSAAALVVNYKTLEVQAYVGSADFFSTKRKGHVDMVRAIRSPGSTLKPFLYGLAMDEGLIHSHSLLLDTPRFQKEYEPGNFSKGFSGPVTVARALRLSLNVPAVQVLEAYGPQKFYDRLINAGARIKLSGKPNLSIILGGAGTNLESLVTLYTGLARDGITGKPKLLKQDADQDADQERYLMSPGAAWIISKILAQPMPGFEGINRLSGHIPMAWKTGTSYGFRDAWALGIMGDYVAGVWVGRPDGSPCPGQYGAVTAIPLLRRIFESLPLTDFIKKPPSSVQPIKICWPLGSAKTRTITNCFVQHDAWILDNQIPLTLNSATRGFDPLLKTFWIDENGNRAQPSCGGIKKIRIGVWPQGAEPWLPPSWRRNKLIAPPSQKCPDLASFPGNPVQITSVFNNSILTRPPGQATPPSIPITALGGQGKYYWFLNKKLVAVINPGSAGVLPMPLPGTYQLSVADEAGSFDVIDFEVISMD, from the coding sequence GTGAAAAGCCGACACGTTAAATACTGCGTTGTCTCCGTTTGCTTAGCAAGTGCGGTCGTTATTGTTTGTCTGTCTGGACTGGACAGGATCTATCCGCTGAATTTAAAAACAAAGACCTGTTCAACCTTGATTACGGCAAAAGACGGCACACCCCTTCGCGCATTTGCAGATAAAAACGGGGTATGGCGGTATCCGACAGACCTGACAGACGTATCCCCTTTGTACCTTCAGGCGTTGTTGACCTATGAAGACCGGTGGTTTTACAGCCATCCAGGTGTAAACCCATTCGCTTTTATCCGGGCCTGTTTTCAAAATATAGCTGCCGGTAAAATTGTGTCCGGTGGTTCTACTTTGACCATGCAGGTGGCAAGACTGCTGCATCCCAATCAAAGAACCCTGGCCGGGAAAATTTTACAAATGCTTCGGGCATTTCAGCTGGAAATTCACCTGACCAAAGACCAGATAATGACGCTTTATTTGAATTTGGCACCGTTTGGCTCCAACATTGAAGGGGTGCAGACCGCATGCTTTTCCTGGCTTGGAAAACAGGCCATGGAATTGTCTTGTGCAGAAGCCGCTCTTCTGGCTGTATTACCCCAGGCACCCAGTTTTTACAGGCCTGACCGGCATCCGGAACGGGCGCGAAAAGCCAGGGATAAAGTGCTGGATCGAATGGCGTTTTTTAAGGTGTGGACCAACGAACAGGTAAGGGCGGCCAAAAAAGAACCCGTGGCTGCGCTGCGCTTTGTCCCTCCCATGACCGCCCCCCTGGCATCACGACGATTGTATTTTGGCACCGACAACCCGTCATCAAAAAAAACGACCACACTGGACTATGATCTTCAAATCCAAACCGAAGATATTGTCAGGGACTATGTTGCAGGACTTTCAGACGAACAATCGGCAGCCGCCCTGGTCGTAAATTATAAAACTCTTGAAGTGCAGGCTTATGTGGGGTCGGCTGATTTTTTTAGCACAAAGCGAAAGGGCCATGTGGATATGGTCCGTGCCATACGGTCGCCGGGCTCAACTTTGAAACCGTTTTTGTACGGCCTTGCCATGGATGAAGGCCTGATCCATTCCCACTCCCTGCTGCTGGATACCCCTCGGTTTCAAAAAGAATACGAACCCGGCAATTTTTCCAAAGGGTTTTCAGGGCCTGTCACCGTGGCCAGGGCATTGAGATTGTCATTAAATGTTCCGGCTGTCCAGGTGCTGGAGGCGTATGGCCCCCAAAAATTTTACGACCGCCTGATCAATGCCGGTGCCCGGATAAAACTGTCCGGCAAACCCAACCTGAGTATCATACTGGGAGGGGCGGGCACCAACTTGGAATCATTGGTGACGCTGTATACCGGCCTTGCCAGGGACGGCATTACGGGAAAACCAAAACTGTTAAAACAAGATGCGGATCAAGATGCGGATCAGGAACGATACCTGATGTCACCGGGTGCGGCCTGGATTATCAGTAAAATCCTGGCGCAACCCATGCCCGGATTTGAAGGCATCAACCGGTTGTCAGGACATATTCCCATGGCCTGGAAAACCGGCACAAGTTACGGGTTCAGGGATGCCTGGGCCCTTGGCATCATGGGAGATTATGTGGCCGGTGTCTGGGTGGGAAGACCGGACGGCTCTCCTTGTCCGGGACAATATGGTGCCGTGACAGCCATTCCTCTGCTTCGCAGGATTTTTGAAAGCCTGCCGCTCACTGATTTTATCAAAAAACCGCCGTCAAGTGTTCAACCGATAAAAATCTGCTGGCCGTTGGGGTCGGCGAAAACCCGGACAATAACAAATTGCTTTGTTCAGCATGATGCATGGATATTGGACAACCAGATACCCTTAACCTTAAATTCTGCAACCAGGGGGTTTGACCCTCTTTTAAAAACATTCTGGATTGATGAAAACGGCAACAGGGCACAGCCGTCATGCGGGGGAATCAAAAAAATTCGCATCGGGGTGTGGCCGCAAGGTGCTGAACCCTGGTTGCCTCCTTCATGGCGAAGGAACAAACTGATTGCGCCGCCATCACAAAAATGCCCTGATCTTGCAAGCTTCCCCGGCAACCCCGTACAGATCACCTCAGTGTTCAATAACAGCATTTTAACCCGCCCGCCGGGTCAGGCTACCCCTCCGTCCATCCCCATAACAGCGTTGGGTGGCCAGGGAAAATATTACTGGTTTTTAAACAAAAAGTTGGTGGCTGTTATCAACCCCGGCAGCGCCGGTGTTTTGCCCATGCCGCTGCCCGGCACCTATCAATTGTCAGTAGCAGATGAAGCAGGCAGCTTTGATGTGATTGATTTTGAGGTGATATCTATGGATTAG
- a CDS encoding type II toxin-antitoxin system RelB/DinJ family antitoxin: MAKTTTISVRMDAELKSNAENILASLGLTPSQAISVFYKQITFQNGLPFPVKIPEKKLNDVSVAAMKDKDLDEYRSPSNLYDDLGI; the protein is encoded by the coding sequence ATGGCTAAAACTACGACCATATCAGTTCGAATGGATGCTGAATTGAAAAGTAATGCTGAAAACATATTGGCGTCTTTGGGCTTAACCCCATCTCAAGCAATTAGTGTTTTTTATAAACAGATAACCTTTCAAAACGGTCTTCCTTTTCCTGTTAAGATACCAGAGAAAAAACTCAATGATGTTTCTGTTGCTGCTATGAAAGATAAGGATCTGGATGAATATAGAAGTCCTTCCAACTTATACGATGACCTGGGAATTTAA
- a CDS encoding formylglycine-generating enzyme family protein has translation MYDDSKKFITKLNQQSGNTFKLPTEAQWEYAARSGGKDQTYAGGNDADAVAWYDANSGYKTHKVGTKASNGLGIFDMSGNVWEWCEDVYDKKAYSKHGRNNPAVTSGGVSRVCRGGGWCNDRGSVRAANRFGDSADYRNGDLGFRLCLPQVRQ, from the coding sequence ATGTATGATGATAGCAAAAAGTTTATTACAAAGCTTAATCAACAGTCCGGCAATACATTCAAGCTGCCCACGGAAGCCCAGTGGGAATATGCTGCCAGAAGCGGAGGAAAGGATCAGACCTATGCCGGTGGAAATGATGCAGATGCTGTGGCATGGTATGATGCCAACAGCGGATACAAAACTCATAAAGTGGGTACGAAAGCTTCCAATGGCCTTGGCATTTTTGACATGAGCGGCAATGTATGGGAATGGTGCGAAGATGTGTATGATAAAAAGGCTTATTCAAAACACGGACGCAATAATCCTGCGGTGACTTCCGGTGGAGTTTCCCGCGTGTGCCGTGGCGGTGGCTGGTGCAACGACCGCGGGAGCGTTCGTGCGGCGAACCGTTTCGGGGATTCTGCTGATTACCGCAACGGTGACCTGGGTTTTCGGCTCTGTCTTCCCCAAGTCCGGCAGTAG